A stretch of DNA from bacterium:
AATTTCATAGCTTCATAACCTCATATCCTCTGATCCTCATTTTTTTCTACACGACCCTGCCGATCCTATTTAACCTGATAGATTTCCAGGTCCAGAATTTCAGGATCTCGAAGATATTTGACGCTTCATGACCGGGGTCGAACGAAAAATAGATAAAGAGCGGCGTACCTTTGAGGTATTTGACATGCAGGGGCCCCCAGAACCTGGAATCCAGCGAATTGTCCCGGTTATCGCCCATGGCGAAAACATGATCCTTGGGCACGACAACAGGCCCGAAATTATCCCGGATATAGACCTTATAGACATCAGCAAGCTTAGCTTCCTGCCATAGTTTCTGGTATGAAGCATGGTCGGCCGAAGGTCCCGGATACACGACCGGATCCCGGAAGTAGACGTGTTTTTCCTGGACGGCTTTGCCGTTGATATAGAGCACCTTGTTGATGACCTGGACAGTATCGCCCTCGACCGCCACGCACCTTTTAACGAAATCGCGGTTCTCGAACGGATACTTGAATACGATGATCTCGCCTCGGTTCGGCATGCGGCCCGGGATAAGCGGGATCTGCGTGTAAGGCACTTTGACCCCATACACGAAACGGTTGACCAGGAGCGCGTCGCCGATCAGGAGAGTTTTTTCCATGGACGGCGTGGGGATAACATAGGCTTCCACGAAGATCGCTCGGAGCACCAGCACGACCAGGATCACCATGCCCCAGGAGTATATTTCTCTCTTGATCTTGTCGCCCATCGGTTGCATTATAGCGGAAAAGGCACCGAAGTCAAGATATTTTTTGTCATTACGAGGTATCCCGCTTTTCTCTGTCATTGCGAGGAGTTCCGAAGGAACGACGAAGCAATCTCTCTCCGCCCCATGTCTTTCTGGGTTTCACGCGGCGAGAAGTAAGTTTACCCTGAGCGATAGTCGAATAAGAAGAATCTAGGATTACCGTACCTTGTGGATTACAATGAAACAATCCTCCCATCCTTTTCATAAAGGATGGGAGGAGAAGTGTCCTTGCTTATCTTTTACTAAGCGCTTATTTCACCACGATCGCTTTTTGTACGAGGGTATGGTTGGACGTCTCCAACCGCACAAAATACACTCCACGGGAAAGATCACCGGTATCATAGTCATAATCATATGTGCCTGGATTCAGAGTTTTATCAACCAACTGCTTCACTAATCTGCCGGATACATCGTAGAGCGATATCTTTGCCGGTCCTTTTTGCG
This window harbors:
- the lepB gene encoding signal peptidase I, which produces MGDKIKREIYSWGMVILVVLVLRAIFVEAYVIPTPSMEKTLLIGDALLVNRFVYGVKVPYTQIPLIPGRMPNRGEIIVFKYPFENRDFVKRCVAVEGDTVQVINKVLYINGKAVQEKHVYFRDPVVYPGPSADHASYQKLWQEAKLADVYKVYIRDNFGPVVVPKDHVFAMGDNRDNSLDSRFWGPLHVKYLKGTPLFIYFSFDPGHEASNIFEILKFWTWKSIRLNRIGRVV